The following are from one region of the Acanthopagrus latus isolate v.2019 chromosome 2, fAcaLat1.1, whole genome shotgun sequence genome:
- the LOC119030669 gene encoding zona pellucida sperm-binding protein 4-like isoform X1, whose product MTAHDSDLLLVTRISFWLLLSSCGALASSKQFQVAMSNTGNDNTLICRDGFMSVNIPKGQFADLPFTIYVQDEHSGYHQAVAVAEQCHYFLEETDAFFNFTVASHGCFVRRQKYVTNLTVVIMAPGDRGRVNIVKLIPLVCERDIKEVSKKNSSLVSRHSSCYKDGFHITISQNATVPPLNLDAVWIPSSQSHNCKPPKRSKDAVTFSFPFTDCGTQSMISDGTLTYWVDVEVKHRLRGGSIFRDTPFHLTVRCSFSLAQMTHLGIEVQGEKSPTTLKSEGLLRTEMRFAKDSNYRSFYSSRDSPTLTELGQPVYVEVSVLKHEYKDLKLLLEDCWATPTKNPHDPKRWKLLVKGCPFSGDSHRTVVLPVVSNKELKYPSLHKRFSVKMFSFVKPPTFEHLVYFHCDIELCKGPACSQICGNGRRKSRRITSEPGQRILYSEVSGGPILYQL is encoded by the exons ATGACGGCTCACGACTCAGACCTCCTGTTGGTGACGCGTATTTCATTTTGGCTGCTTCTTTCCAGTTGTGGCGCCCTTGCTTCCTCAAAACAATTTCAAGTTGCAATGTCCAACACTGGGAATGACAACACACTGATTTGCCGTGACGGGTTCATGTCTGTTAACATACCAAAGGGACAATTTGCTGACCTGCCTTTCACCATCTATGTTCAAG ATGAACACAGCGGATATCACCAAGCTGTTGCTGTGGCAGAACAGTGTCACTACTTCCTGGAAGAAACTGATGCTTTTTTTAACTTCACGGTTGCTTCGCATGGATGTTTCGTGAGAAGACAA AAATACGTGACAAATCTGACGGTGGTCATCATGGCACCTGGGGACAGGGGAAGAGTTAACATTGTCAAATTAATACCTCTTGTATGTGAGAGGGACATTAAAG AAGTAAGCAAAAAAAATAGTTCACTGGTGTCAAGACATTCCTCCTGCTACAAGGATGGGTTCCACATTACCATCTCTCAGAACGCCACCGTCCCACCTCTGAACCTGGATGCAGTCTGGATCCCTTCGAGCCAAAGCCACAACTGTAAACCCCCAAAAAGATCCAAGGATGCTGTCACATTCAGCTTTCCATTCACTGACTGTGGCACGCAGTCTATG ATTTCCGATGGGACATTAACCTACTGGGTCGATGTCGAGGTGAAACATCGTCTGCGGGGAGGCTCAATATTTCGTGACACTCCTTTCCA TCTTACTGTGCGGTGTAGCTTTTCTCTTGCCCAAATGACTCATCTGGGCATCGAAGTTCAGGGAGAAAAGTCCCCAACGACACTGAAGAGTGAGGGACTACTGAGGACAGAAATGAGGTTTGCCAAAG ATTCTAATTACAGGTCTTTCTATTCCTCCCGAGACTCTCCGACACTGACTGAGCTTGGCCAGCCTGTGTATGTGGAGGTGTCGGTTCTCAAACATGAGTACAAGGActtgaagctgctgctggaggactgCTGGGCGACACCGACCAAAAACCCACATGACCCCAAAAGATGGAAGCTGCTTGTTAAAGG ATGTCCTTTCAGTGGCGATAGCCACAGAACTGTTGTGCTGCCGGTTGTCTCCAATAAGGAGCTGAAGTATCCCTCTCTTCATAAGAGGTTTTCAGTCAAGATGTTCTCATTTGTGAAGCCTCCGACATTTGAACACCTG GTATATTTCCACTGTGACATAGAGTTATGTAAAGGACCAGCTTGCTCACAAATCTGTGGCAATG GAAGGCGGAAATCGAGAAGAATCACATCAGAGCCAGGACAGAGGATTCTTTACAGTGAAGTCTCTGGTGGACCTATTCTTTATCAGCTGTAA
- the dhx40 gene encoding probable ATP-dependent RNA helicase DHX40, with protein MSKSSRWDSAENESKHLPIYRHKAKLVQAVEGSTFLVVTGETGSGKTTQLPQYLHQAGMCRNGKIGITQPRRVAAITVAQRVAQEMQCTLGREVGYQVRFDDCTSQDTVVKYMTDGCLLREILADPVLSQYSVVILDEVHERSLNTDILLGLLKKMFSDPAKSTKGRSFPLKVVVMSATLETDKLSAFLGGCPVFAIPGRTFPVTCTFGTAVGPKDIESTGYVKEVVRMALDVHTSELAGDILVFLTGQSEIERACDLLFEKAESIDYRYDVQDQTVEGLLILPLYGSMPTDQQRQIFQPAPSRIRKCVVATNIAATSLTINGIKYIIDSGFVKQLNHNSRVGMDILEVVPISKSEAEQRAGRAGRTSAGKCFRIYTKEFWEKSMPEYTVPEIQRTSLTAVVLTLKCLGVHDVIRFPYLDCPEERFLLEALKQLYQFDAIDRRGKVTQLGELMVEFPLQPGLTRAVLKASSLGCQDLLLPLAAMLSVENIFIRPGNPEKQKEADKKHRALATKSGGMNDFVTLLTVFQLCKSSDRPSAWCKDNWIHWRALKSAFSVETQLREILLRLQQKRDFPVETFDGNKSELFRRCLCTGYFTNVARRSIGKVFCTMDGNGSMVNIHPSSSLFDQEAELNWVIFHDVLVTSRVYIRTVCPIRYEWVKDLLPKLHEVDVYELSSVARQEVTDEEMTKWETREAAKRQPEVSSEDIVKKLEKRNNETSVSDARARYLQRKQQRQQSKAL; from the exons ATGTCCAAATCATCGAGATGGGACTCGGCCGAAAACGAGTCAAAACACCTGCCGATCTACCGGCACAAAGCCAAGCTGGTTCAGGCTGTGGAAGGCAGCACTTTTCTGGTTGTCACCGGCGAGACTGGCAGCGGGAAAACCACACAGCTTCCACAGTACCTGCATCAAGCAG GTATGTGTAGAAATGGCAAAATTGGCATCACCCAGCCCCGCCGGGTGGCTGCCATCACGGTGGCCCAGAGGGTAGCCCAGGAGATGCAGTGCACTCTGGGTAGAGAGGTTGGCTACCAAGTGCGCTTTGATGACTGCACATCACAG GACACTGTGGTGAAGTACATGACGGACGGCTGTTTGCTCAGGGAAATCCTGGCAGACCCTGTACTTTCTCAGTACAGTGTTGTAATCTTGGATGAAGTGCATGAACGCAGCCTCAACACG GATATTCTCCTGGGTTTATTGAAGAAGATGTTTTCCGACCCTGCCAAGTCCACCAAGGGCAGATCTTTCCCTCTGAAGGTGGTGGTGATGTCCGCCACCTTGGAAACTGACAAACTTTCAGCCTTTCTCGGCGGCTGTCCTGTCTTTGCTATTCCCGGGAGGACTTTTCCTGTCACCTGCACATTTGGCACTGCTGTAGGGCCTAAAGACATAGAGAGCACTGGCTATGTAAAAGAG GTCGTCAGAATGGCCCTTGATGTGCACACCAGTGAACTGGCTGGGGatattcttgtgtttttgacag GTCAGTCAGAGATTGAGCGTGCCTGTGACTTGCTGTTTGAGAAAGCTGAGTCTATAGACTACCGCTACGATGTCCAGGACCAAACCGTGGAGGGCCTCCTTATTTTGCCCCTCTATGGATCCATGCCCACTG ATCAACAGAGGCAGATATTTCAGCCTGCACCCTCCAGAATCAGGAAGTGTGTAGTGGCCACTAACATCGCAGCTACATCTCTCACCATCAATGGCATAAA GTACATCATTGACAGCGGGTTTGTGAAGCAGCTCAACCACAACTCCAGGGTGGGCATGGATATCTTGGAGGTGGTGCCCATATCAAA GAGCGAGGCTGAGCAGAGAGCGGGCCGAGCTGGAAGGACCTCAGCTGGGAAATGTTTTCGAATCTACACCAAGGAATTCTGGGAGAAGAGCATGCCCGAGTATACAGTTCCAGAAATCCAGAGGACGAGTCTGACTGCGGTGGTACTCACACTCAAGTGCCTGGGCGTTCATGATGTCATAAG gttCCCTTATCTGGACTGTCCAGAGGAACGGTTTCTTCTCGAGGCCTTAAAACAGCTCTACCAATTTGACGCCATCGACAG GAGAGGTAAAGTGACCCAGCTGGGGGAGCTGATGGTGGAGTTCCCCCTGCAACCAGGCCTTACCAGGGCTGTGCTCAAAGCCTCTTCACTCGGCTGTCAGGACCTGCTGCTCCCCCTGGCCGCCATGCTGTCTGTGGAGAACATTTTCATCAGGCCAG GAAACCCTGAGAAGCAGAAAGAGGCAGATAAAAAGCACAGAGCACTGGCTACCAAGAGCGGTGGCATGAACGACTTTGTCACGCTCCTCACTGTGTTTCAGTTGTGTAAATCCAG TGACAGACCCTCAGCGTGGTGTAAAGATAATTGGATCCACTGGAGGGCGCTGAAGTCAGCCTTCAGTGTGGAGACTCAGCTGCGAGAGATACTCCTCCGCCTCCAGCAG aAGAGAGATTTCCCTGTGGAAACATTCGATGGCAATAAGAGTGAACTCTTCAGGCGATGCCTGTGCACAGGATACTTCACCAACGTTGCCAGAAG GTCGATTGGTAAGGTGTTTTGCACAATGGATGGCAATGGATCCATGGTTAACATTCATCCATCATCATcg CTGTTTGACCAGGAGGCTGAGCTCAACTGGGTCATCTTCCACGATGTGCTGGTGACCTCACGGGTGTATATCAGGACCGTGTGCCCAATTCGTTATGAATGGGTGAAGGACCTGTTACCTAAACTCCATGAGGTTGACGTCTATGAACTGAGTAGCGTGGCGAGACAAGAAGTGACCGATGAAGAGATGACAAAGTGGGAGACCAGGGAAGCAGCCAAAAGGCAACCAG agGTTTCTTCTGAGGATATTGtgaagaagctggagaagcGCAACAACGAAACCAGTGTAAGCGACGCTCGCGCTCGCTACCTACAACGAAAgcaacagaggcagcagagtaAAGCTCTTTGA
- the LOC119030669 gene encoding zona pellucida sperm-binding protein 4-like isoform X2 — translation MTAHDSDLLLVTRISFWLLLSSCGALASSKQFQVAMSNTGNDNTLICRDGFMSVNIPKGQFADLPFTIYVQDEHSGYHQAVAVAEQCHYFLEETDAFFNFTVASHGCFVRRQKYVTNLTVVIMAPGDRGRVNIVKLIPLVCERDIKEVSKKNSSLVSRHSSCYKDGFHITISQNATVPPLNLDAVWIPSSQSHNCKPPKRSKDAVTFSFPFTDCGTQSMISDGTLTYWVDVEVKHRLRGGSIFRDTPFHLTVRCSFSLAQMTHLGIEVQGEKSPTTLKSEGLLRTEMRSFYSSRDSPTLTELGQPVYVEVSVLKHEYKDLKLLLEDCWATPTKNPHDPKRWKLLVKGCPFSGDSHRTVVLPVVSNKELKYPSLHKRFSVKMFSFVKPPTFEHLVYFHCDIELCKGPACSQICGNGRRKSRRITSEPGQRILYSEVSGGPILYQL, via the exons ATGACGGCTCACGACTCAGACCTCCTGTTGGTGACGCGTATTTCATTTTGGCTGCTTCTTTCCAGTTGTGGCGCCCTTGCTTCCTCAAAACAATTTCAAGTTGCAATGTCCAACACTGGGAATGACAACACACTGATTTGCCGTGACGGGTTCATGTCTGTTAACATACCAAAGGGACAATTTGCTGACCTGCCTTTCACCATCTATGTTCAAG ATGAACACAGCGGATATCACCAAGCTGTTGCTGTGGCAGAACAGTGTCACTACTTCCTGGAAGAAACTGATGCTTTTTTTAACTTCACGGTTGCTTCGCATGGATGTTTCGTGAGAAGACAA AAATACGTGACAAATCTGACGGTGGTCATCATGGCACCTGGGGACAGGGGAAGAGTTAACATTGTCAAATTAATACCTCTTGTATGTGAGAGGGACATTAAAG AAGTAAGCAAAAAAAATAGTTCACTGGTGTCAAGACATTCCTCCTGCTACAAGGATGGGTTCCACATTACCATCTCTCAGAACGCCACCGTCCCACCTCTGAACCTGGATGCAGTCTGGATCCCTTCGAGCCAAAGCCACAACTGTAAACCCCCAAAAAGATCCAAGGATGCTGTCACATTCAGCTTTCCATTCACTGACTGTGGCACGCAGTCTATG ATTTCCGATGGGACATTAACCTACTGGGTCGATGTCGAGGTGAAACATCGTCTGCGGGGAGGCTCAATATTTCGTGACACTCCTTTCCA TCTTACTGTGCGGTGTAGCTTTTCTCTTGCCCAAATGACTCATCTGGGCATCGAAGTTCAGGGAGAAAAGTCCCCAACGACACTGAAGAGTGAGGGACTACTGAGGACAGAAATGAG GTCTTTCTATTCCTCCCGAGACTCTCCGACACTGACTGAGCTTGGCCAGCCTGTGTATGTGGAGGTGTCGGTTCTCAAACATGAGTACAAGGActtgaagctgctgctggaggactgCTGGGCGACACCGACCAAAAACCCACATGACCCCAAAAGATGGAAGCTGCTTGTTAAAGG ATGTCCTTTCAGTGGCGATAGCCACAGAACTGTTGTGCTGCCGGTTGTCTCCAATAAGGAGCTGAAGTATCCCTCTCTTCATAAGAGGTTTTCAGTCAAGATGTTCTCATTTGTGAAGCCTCCGACATTTGAACACCTG GTATATTTCCACTGTGACATAGAGTTATGTAAAGGACCAGCTTGCTCACAAATCTGTGGCAATG GAAGGCGGAAATCGAGAAGAATCACATCAGAGCCAGGACAGAGGATTCTTTACAGTGAAGTCTCTGGTGGACCTATTCTTTATCAGCTGTAA
- the akt2 gene encoding RAC-beta serine/threonine-protein kinase yields the protein MNEVTVVREGWLHKRGEYIKTWRPRYFILKSDGSFIGYKEKPEVSSDHSLPPLNNFSVAECQLMKTERPKPNTFVIRCLQWTSVIERTFHVDSNEERKEWMRSIQAVANSLKSQQQDEEPMEIKFGSPSDISGTEEMEIAVSKSRTKVTMSDFDYLKLLGKGTFGKVILVKEKATGMYYAMKILRKEVIIAKDEVAHTVTESRVLQNTRHPFLTTLKYAFQTHDRLCFVMEYANGGELFFHLSRDRVFTEDRARFYGAEIVSALEYLHSRNVVYRDLKLENLMLDKDGHIKITDFGLCKEGITDGATMKTFCGTPEYLAPEVLEDNDYGRAVDWWGLGVVMYEMMCGRLPFYNQDHERLFELILMEEIRFPKNLAPEAKALLAGLLKKDPKQRLGGGPDDAKDVMNHKFFTSINWQDVIDKKLVPPFKPQVTSETDTRYFDDEFTAQTITITPPDKYDSLDPEDSDQRTHFPQFSYSASIRE from the exons ATGAATGAAGTCACTGTTGTGAGAGAGGGATGGCTCCACAAGAGAG GTGAATACATCAAAACATGGCGGCCCCGCTACTTCATCTTAAAGAGCGATGGCTCCTTTATTGGTTACAAAGAGAAGCCTGAGGTGTCCAGTGACCACAGCCTCCCACCGCTCAACAACTTCTCTGTCGCAG AATGCCAGCTCATGAAGACAGAGCGCCCTAAGCCCAACACGTTTGTCATTCGCTGCCTGCAATGGACCTCTGTGATTGAGCGTACCTTCCACGTAGACAGCAATGAGGAGAG GAAAGAATGGATGCGATCGATCCAGGCAGTGGCAAATAGCCTGAAGAgtcagcagcaggatgaggaaCCCATGGAGATCAAATTTGGCTCACCAAGTGACATCAGCGgcacagaggagatggagattGCTGTGTCCAAATCCCGCACAAAAGTG ACCATGAGTGATTTTGACTACCTGAAACTGCTGGGGAAAGGGACATTTGGTAAAGTGATTCTGGTGAAGGAGAAGGCCACAGGGATGTACTACGCCATGAAAATCCTCCGGAAAGAAGTCATCATTGCAAAA GATGAGGTGGCACACACAGTTACAGAAAGCAGAGTTCTCCAAAATACGCGGCATCCCTTTCTAACG ACACTAAAATATGCATTTCAAACGCACGACCGGCTATGCTTTGTGATGGAGTATGCAAATGGAGGAGAA CTATTCTTTCACTTATCACGGGACAGAGTGTTCACGGAAGACAGAGCAAGATTCTATGGTGCAGAAATTGTGTCAGCACTGGAATACCTTCACTCTCGCAATGTAGTTTACAGGGATTTAAAG CTGGAGAACCTCATGTTAGACAAGGACGGCCACATAAAGATAACAGACTTTGGGCTGTGTAAAGAAGGCATCACAGACGGCGCCACCATGAAAACCTTCTGTGGAACCCCGGAGTACCTGGCACCTGAG GTGCTAGAGGACAACGACTATGGACGGGCAGTGGACTGGTGGGGACTGGGAGTGGTGATGTATGAGATGATGTGTGGTCGGTTGCCTTTCTACAACCAGGACCATGAGCGTCTTTTTGAGCTTATTCTCATGGAGGAGATCCGCTTCCCCAAGAACCTGGCTCCTGAAGCCAAGGCCCTGCTGGCAGGTCTGCTCAAAAAGGACCCCAAACAAAG gcTCGGAGGTGGACCAGATGATGCCAAAGATGTGATGAACCACAAGTTCTTCACCTCCATCAACTGGCAAGATGTTATTGACAAAAAG CTTGTTCCACCCTTCAAGCCACAGGTCACATCGGAGACGGACACGCGTTACTTCGATGACGAGTTCACAGCACAAACCATAACAATAACTCCCCCTGACAAGT ATGACAGCTTAGATCCAGAGGATTCAGATCAGCGTACACACTTCCCTCAGTTCTCCTACTCTGCCAGCATACGGGAATGA